One segment of Streptomyces sp. NBC_01463 DNA contains the following:
- a CDS encoding DUF2254 domain-containing protein → MMSWASAFRLRQYVKANLWIAPLFGLLLGVVLAELAITADSADWPPSGWRYSATTASGVLSSIVGAMIALLGFVVTIGVLVIQQATGTLSPRYMRLWYRDRLQKTVLATFTGTFAFAFSLLRSIEANSVPDFGVTLAGMAVAVSLLLLLIYLNRFTHNLRPVAIADLVGRMGEDVFEHGAAAVRASAPHGGEAAVRDGRTTLVRATAGGAIQALHAGGLSALATRHDCVFTVPHLIGDYVPRGAVLVEIHGGRSTPDDERVTDLIALGPERTIEQDPAFALRVLVDIAIRALSPAVNDPTTAVQVLNHIESFLTVIGQSPLPGRYVLTGDDGRPRLVLRGRAWEDYLQLAVCEIRDYGATSVQVCRRLRALFDALLDSLPPTHHPAVLAEADLLRESLERAFPDAARRAVARTADSQGVGGRFRSDRQPG, encoded by the coding sequence ATGATGTCCTGGGCCTCCGCATTCCGGCTGCGGCAGTACGTGAAAGCGAACCTGTGGATCGCACCCTTGTTCGGTCTCCTGCTGGGAGTCGTCCTGGCCGAACTGGCCATCACCGCGGACAGTGCGGACTGGCCACCGAGCGGCTGGCGCTATTCCGCGACGACGGCGAGCGGAGTTCTGAGCTCCATCGTCGGGGCGATGATCGCCCTTCTGGGATTCGTCGTGACCATCGGCGTTCTCGTCATTCAGCAGGCCACCGGAACGTTGTCCCCACGATATATGCGGCTCTGGTACCGGGACCGGTTGCAGAAGACCGTGCTGGCCACCTTCACCGGCACATTCGCCTTCGCCTTCTCCCTGCTGCGCAGCATCGAGGCGAATTCGGTGCCCGACTTCGGGGTCACCCTCGCCGGCATGGCTGTGGCCGTCAGCCTGTTGCTCCTGCTCATCTATCTCAACCGCTTCACGCACAACCTCAGGCCTGTCGCCATCGCCGATCTCGTCGGCCGTATGGGGGAGGACGTCTTCGAGCACGGGGCAGCGGCGGTCAGAGCCTCGGCCCCGCACGGCGGGGAAGCCGCAGTGCGGGACGGTCGCACGACCCTCGTCCGCGCGACTGCGGGCGGGGCCATCCAGGCGCTCCATGCAGGCGGCCTCTCGGCACTCGCCACGCGCCACGACTGCGTGTTCACCGTGCCCCACCTGATCGGTGACTACGTCCCCCGGGGCGCCGTCCTCGTCGAAATCCACGGCGGCAGGTCCACGCCCGACGACGAGCGCGTGACCGACCTCATCGCGCTCGGCCCGGAGCGGACGATCGAACAGGACCCGGCCTTCGCCCTGCGAGTGCTCGTCGACATCGCCATCCGGGCACTTTCGCCCGCCGTCAACGATCCCACCACCGCCGTTCAGGTCCTCAACCACATCGAGTCGTTCCTCACCGTGATCGGCCAGTCCCCGCTCCCCGGCCGGTACGTGCTGACCGGCGACGACGGCAGGCCGCGGCTCGTGCTGCGGGGGAGAGCGTGGGAGGACTACCTCCAGCTCGCAGTCTGCGAGATCCGCGACTACGGGGCTACGTCCGTACAGGTCTGCCGACGGCTGCGCGCGCTGTTCGACGCCCTGCTCGACAGTCTGCCGCCCACTCACCATCCGGCAGTCCTGGCGGAGGCGGACCTCCTGCGTGAGTCGCTGGAACGGGCCTTCCCCGACGCGG
- a CDS encoding cation:proton antiporter → MTDDEIYLGIALTLVLATGSQILASRLRLPALIILLPAGFTAGALTDVVHPDKLMGQNFDALVSMAVAVILYDAGLGLNLRKLTGRTRGIVGRLLLLGVLVTFLITAAVAPAMFDMPLRVASMLGVILVVSGPTVVGPILDFVRPTDKTRRILIWEGTLTDPIGGILGALTFHAIATTHQIDIGRGYQLGQFALSMAVGLAAGAVGTAILWLTLRTLRLGETLGTLAQLTTVIAVSAGADVVRDDTGLIAAIVTGLAVTNIKGFDMPARRPFFETLAQLIIGLLFVSISATITPASLVPVLLPALALIAILVLVVRPLVAYLSTARAGLSPGERAFVGWMAPRGIVAAATATAFSANLVDRGVDGAAKILPVTFLVIVGTVLLYALSAAPVARILGIVKPAGTRILLVGGEPWVVDLGRSLRSAGLDLLMWAGLAEERQRIADAGIQLATGDLLATATNPGARLEGVTAVFLATDDDDFNALASVVMQDSVEGPVYRVGPPQDSHGVVAPYTGGDILFGRSLVRHTLAARYEAGARFLVQPAPAPLPPGSETLFVVHEDLRLEPVTEKRRVTPGEGDRVVLLIPRVEQCTER, encoded by the coding sequence GTGACAGATGACGAGATCTACCTCGGGATCGCACTGACCCTGGTCCTCGCCACCGGGTCGCAGATCCTGGCGAGCAGGCTGCGCCTTCCCGCACTCATCATCCTGCTTCCCGCCGGGTTCACGGCAGGAGCGCTGACGGACGTCGTCCATCCCGACAAGCTGATGGGGCAGAACTTCGACGCCCTCGTGTCGATGGCCGTGGCGGTGATCCTCTACGACGCCGGCCTCGGGCTCAACCTGCGGAAGCTCACCGGCCGGACACGGGGGATCGTCGGACGGCTGCTGCTGCTCGGTGTGCTCGTCACGTTTCTGATCACCGCCGCCGTGGCACCGGCGATGTTCGACATGCCCCTCAGAGTGGCATCGATGCTCGGTGTGATCCTCGTCGTCTCCGGACCCACGGTCGTAGGTCCCATTCTCGACTTCGTACGGCCCACGGACAAGACGCGCCGGATCCTCATCTGGGAAGGGACCCTCACCGACCCCATCGGGGGCATCCTGGGTGCCCTGACCTTCCACGCCATCGCCACCACCCACCAGATCGACATCGGCCGCGGTTACCAACTCGGCCAGTTCGCCCTCAGCATGGCCGTGGGCCTGGCCGCCGGCGCGGTCGGCACGGCGATCCTGTGGCTGACGCTTCGTACACTTCGGCTCGGTGAGACGCTCGGGACGCTGGCCCAGCTGACCACGGTGATCGCCGTGTCCGCCGGTGCCGACGTCGTCAGGGATGACACGGGACTCATCGCCGCCATCGTCACGGGCCTCGCCGTCACCAACATCAAGGGTTTCGACATGCCCGCGCGGCGCCCCTTCTTCGAGACCCTGGCGCAGCTGATCATCGGCCTGCTGTTCGTCTCCATCTCCGCCACGATCACACCTGCCTCCCTCGTCCCCGTACTCCTCCCCGCCCTCGCCCTCATCGCCATCCTCGTCCTCGTGGTCCGTCCACTCGTCGCCTACTTGTCGACCGCTCGCGCCGGGCTGAGCCCAGGCGAACGGGCCTTCGTCGGGTGGATGGCCCCTCGCGGCATCGTCGCGGCAGCCACGGCTACGGCATTCTCGGCGAACCTCGTCGACAGGGGAGTCGACGGGGCCGCGAAAATCCTTCCCGTCACGTTTCTCGTGATCGTCGGCACGGTCCTGTTGTACGCCCTGAGCGCGGCACCGGTCGCCAGAATCCTGGGCATCGTCAAACCCGCCGGGACCCGGATCCTGCTCGTGGGCGGCGAGCCGTGGGTGGTGGATCTGGGAAGGAGCCTGCGATCCGCCGGGCTGGACCTGCTGATGTGGGCGGGCCTGGCAGAGGAGCGACAACGGATCGCGGACGCCGGTATCCAACTCGCCACGGGGGATCTGCTGGCCACCGCCACCAACCCGGGTGCCCGCCTGGAGGGGGTGACGGCGGTGTTCCTGGCCACGGACGACGACGACTTCAACGCGCTCGCCTCTGTCGTGATGCAGGACAGCGTCGAAGGGCCTGTCTATCGGGTCGGGCCTCCCCAGGACAGTCACGGAGTCGTGGCTCCTTACACCGGTGGGGACATCCTCTTCGGCAGATCGCTCGTGCGCCACACACTGGCCGCGCGGTACGAGGCGGGCGCGCGGTTCCTGGTCCAGCCGGCCCCCGCCCCCCTTCCGCCCGGGAGCGAGACCCTCTTCGTGGTGCACGAGGACCTGCGGCTGGAACCCGTCACCGAGAAGCGGCGGGTTACTCCGGGGGAAGGCGACAGAGTTGTCCTGCTGATCCCCCGCGTCGAGCAGTGCACCGAGCGGTGA
- a CDS encoding cytochrome d ubiquinol oxidase subunit II yields the protein MTADLMAAVLLLAIAAYTCAGGTDYGAGFWDLTAGGAERGKQPRWLIDHAMAPVWEVNNVWLIFVFVIMWTGFPTLFQAVFSAMWLPLALAAVGLVLRGAGFAFRKVARKLAERRLYGAVFALASLVTPFFLGAAVGGVASGRVKLGTEASADAWSNPTSVMFGLLAVAATAFLGAVFLAGDARRFDAPHLIAYFRRRGLLSLIALAVLALITLFVTSEDAPHIWHGLTHGAGLAFAIAAGAASLNTAWLLTRRPGGWARASAVGAVACAVLAWGLAQRPYLLPTSMTVAEGAGASTTLTWLAFVTLVALVIVVPAVVFLYWLDTRGDLEELSEADLRQGDDPGGGGRAGTT from the coding sequence GTGACGGCCGACCTGATGGCAGCGGTGTTGCTGCTGGCCATCGCCGCGTACACCTGCGCGGGCGGAACCGACTACGGGGCCGGCTTCTGGGACCTGACCGCGGGAGGCGCCGAACGCGGCAAGCAGCCGCGATGGCTCATCGATCACGCCATGGCACCCGTATGGGAGGTCAACAACGTCTGGCTGATCTTCGTCTTCGTCATCATGTGGACCGGCTTCCCCACCCTCTTCCAGGCCGTGTTCTCCGCCATGTGGCTGCCACTGGCGCTGGCCGCTGTGGGCCTGGTCCTGCGCGGAGCCGGCTTCGCCTTCCGAAAGGTGGCCCGGAAGCTCGCCGAACGCCGGCTTTACGGTGCCGTGTTCGCCCTGGCCTCACTCGTGACGCCGTTCTTCCTCGGCGCCGCAGTGGGGGGAGTGGCCTCAGGCCGGGTGAAACTCGGAACGGAGGCGTCGGCGGACGCCTGGTCCAACCCCACCTCCGTCATGTTCGGCCTGCTCGCCGTCGCCGCGACGGCCTTCCTGGGCGCCGTCTTCCTGGCAGGGGACGCCCGCCGCTTCGACGCGCCCCACCTGATCGCCTACTTCCGGCGGCGCGGGCTACTGAGCCTCATCGCCCTAGCGGTGCTCGCGCTGATCACCCTGTTCGTCACCAGCGAGGACGCCCCGCACATCTGGCACGGGCTCACTCATGGGGCGGGGCTGGCCTTCGCGATCGCAGCCGGAGCGGCCTCACTCAACACGGCGTGGCTGCTCACGCGGAGACCGGGAGGCTGGGCCCGCGCATCGGCCGTCGGCGCCGTCGCCTGCGCGGTCCTCGCCTGGGGCCTGGCTCAGCGCCCCTACCTCCTCCCGACGTCGATGACCGTCGCCGAAGGTGCCGGCGCATCCACCACGCTGACCTGGCTGGCGTTCGTCACCCTGGTCGCGCTGGTGATCGTGGTACCGGCCGTCGTCTTCCTGTACTGGCTCGACACCCGAGGCGATCTCGAAGAACTCAGTGAGGCCGACCTGCGCCAGGGCGACGATCCCGGGGGTGGAGGCAGAGCGGGCACCACCTGA
- a CDS encoding cytochrome ubiquinol oxidase subunit I: MHTSVHLLASAPDQLLPARELMAFTLASHIILVPLGVALPLITLVMHYRGLRHKDATALLLARRWSAVMAVQFAVGVVTGTVLSFEFGLLWPGMMGRWGDVFGIGFGVEAWAFFLEAVLIAIYLYGWRRLKPRTHFLLGLPLPAAALLGAFGILAANSWMNTPQGFSLDSAGRPTDVNIWKAIFTPMFGPQYWHFVVAMLLTAGYVVAGVYAVGWLRGRRDRYHRLGFTVPFTIAAVATPVQFILGDSIARSVFHKQPVKFAAMEIVWKTDTRVPEYLFGRMHSDGSISGGIKVPLLDSVLAGFSPDTKVVGLTSVPPDQRPTALQATIAHWAFDIMVLIGSALVLLALWYGLVWMRHRRLPASKWFYRGAACAGPASVVAVECGWIATEVGRQPWIVYQNMRVAQAVTATHSSTLWIMLGLVIVVYLLIFGSFLAVLLKLRTRWRLADAEQAAGRPADEPEADSPYGPRTAVPAGGGRGTGPSQGERP; this comes from the coding sequence ATGCACACCTCGGTCCACCTGCTGGCGAGTGCTCCGGATCAACTCCTGCCGGCCCGGGAACTCATGGCCTTCACCCTGGCCTCCCACATCATCCTGGTCCCGCTGGGCGTGGCCCTGCCTTTGATCACCCTGGTCATGCACTACCGCGGGCTGCGCCACAAGGACGCGACTGCCCTCCTGCTGGCGCGGCGCTGGTCGGCGGTCATGGCGGTCCAGTTCGCCGTCGGAGTCGTCACCGGTACCGTGCTCTCCTTCGAATTCGGACTGCTCTGGCCGGGGATGATGGGCAGATGGGGTGACGTCTTCGGAATCGGCTTCGGGGTCGAGGCCTGGGCGTTCTTCCTCGAAGCGGTCCTCATCGCCATCTACCTCTACGGGTGGCGGCGGCTGAAGCCCCGGACGCACTTCCTGCTCGGGCTGCCCCTCCCGGCCGCGGCGCTGCTGGGGGCCTTCGGCATCCTGGCGGCCAACTCGTGGATGAACACACCGCAGGGCTTCTCCCTCGACAGCGCCGGCCGGCCGACGGACGTGAACATCTGGAAGGCGATCTTCACGCCGATGTTCGGGCCGCAGTACTGGCACTTCGTCGTGGCCATGCTGCTGACAGCGGGCTACGTGGTGGCTGGGGTCTACGCAGTGGGCTGGCTGAGGGGGCGTCGTGACCGTTACCACCGTCTCGGCTTCACCGTTCCCTTCACCATCGCCGCGGTGGCGACCCCGGTACAGTTCATTCTCGGCGACTCCATCGCCCGTTCGGTGTTCCACAAGCAGCCGGTGAAGTTCGCGGCCATGGAGATCGTCTGGAAGACCGACACCCGCGTACCGGAGTACCTGTTCGGCCGCATGCACTCCGACGGTTCCATCTCGGGCGGCATCAAGGTGCCGCTGCTCGACTCCGTCCTCGCCGGCTTCAGCCCGGACACCAAGGTCGTCGGACTCACCTCAGTACCGCCGGACCAACGGCCCACGGCCCTCCAGGCGACGATCGCACACTGGGCTTTCGACATCATGGTCCTCATCGGCTCCGCCCTGGTGCTCCTCGCGCTCTGGTACGGCCTGGTCTGGATGCGGCATCGCAGACTTCCCGCCTCCAAGTGGTTCTACCGCGGCGCGGCCTGCGCCGGTCCGGCCTCGGTGGTGGCTGTCGAATGCGGCTGGATCGCGACCGAGGTGGGACGCCAGCCCTGGATCGTGTACCAGAACATGCGCGTTGCTCAGGCGGTCACGGCGACGCACTCGTCCACCCTGTGGATCATGCTCGGCCTGGTGATCGTCGTCTACCTGCTCATCTTCGGCTCGTTCCTCGCCGTCCTGCTGAAGCTGCGCACCCGATGGCGCCTCGCCGACGCAGAGCAGGCCGCCGGCCGTCCGGCGGATGAGCCGGAGGCAGACAGCCCCTATGGCCCCCGGACAGCTGTCCCCGCAGGTGGCGGCCGTGGCACCGGCCCGTCCCAGGGTGAACGGCCGTGA
- a CDS encoding SDR family oxidoreductase yields the protein MPTDLLKGQTALVTGANSGIGKATAIALGRAGAQVAVNYVSNRDAAEQVVEEIASFGVRAVAYEADVSQEPQVTAMVGRTVQDFGTLDILVANAGMQRDAKFTEMTLAQWQKVLDVNLTGQFLCAREAAKEFRRRGVVPEVSRAAGKIICMSSVHQLIPWAGHVNYASSKGGVQMMMQTLAQELAPDKIRVNAVAPGAIKTPINRSAWETPQARDDLLRLIPYDRIGDPEDIAHAVVLLASDLMDYVVGTTLYVDGGMTLFPGFATGG from the coding sequence TTGCCGACCGACTTGCTGAAGGGCCAGACAGCTCTGGTGACCGGCGCAAATTCGGGCATCGGCAAGGCCACCGCCATCGCGCTGGGCCGGGCGGGCGCCCAGGTTGCGGTGAACTACGTGAGCAATCGGGACGCTGCCGAGCAGGTAGTGGAGGAGATCGCCTCGTTCGGGGTTCGCGCTGTGGCCTACGAGGCCGACGTGTCGCAGGAGCCCCAGGTGACCGCGATGGTGGGCCGGACGGTCCAGGATTTCGGGACCCTCGACATCCTGGTTGCCAATGCAGGCATGCAGCGGGACGCCAAGTTCACCGAAATGACTCTCGCCCAGTGGCAGAAGGTCCTCGACGTCAACCTCACAGGCCAGTTCCTGTGCGCACGGGAGGCGGCCAAGGAGTTCCGTCGGCGCGGAGTGGTCCCCGAGGTGTCCCGGGCGGCCGGGAAGATCATCTGCATGAGCTCGGTGCACCAGCTCATCCCCTGGGCGGGGCACGTGAACTACGCCTCCTCCAAGGGAGGCGTGCAGATGATGATGCAGACCCTGGCCCAAGAGCTCGCACCGGACAAGATCCGGGTGAACGCCGTCGCGCCCGGGGCGATCAAGACACCCATCAACCGCAGTGCCTGGGAGACGCCGCAGGCCCGGGACGACCTCCTGCGTCTGATCCCCTACGACCGGATCGGGGACCCCGAGGACATCGCCCACGCCGTCGTCCTTCTCGCGTCCGACCTCATGGACTACGTCGTGGGGACGACTCTCTACGTCGACGGCGGGATGACGCTCTTCCCCGGATTCGCAACAGGCGGCTGA